The following DNA comes from Kitasatospora viridis.
CCGGCGGGCGAACTGGACGTCGTCGTACACGACCCAGACGTCCGCGGCGTAGAGTTTCGCCAACGTTGACGGGCGCGGGAACAGGTTGGGCTGATGAATGGCGCAGATGCCGTTGTCGCCGGCTGAGCGTCTGTCAGGAGCCGAGTAGGCGACTGTCGAAGCCGTCTGCGAGGAGCCGCTGGTAGGCGGCATGCACAACCTCCGGTACTTCTTGCTCGATGGCGAAGCCGAGTCGGGGGTACGCGATGACCCGCTGCAGGTCGCCTACCAAGTGGTCGATGACGAGCCGGTCGCCACCGATGACCTTGACGTAGTCGTCGAGCTCCATCGGGGCCGAGGCGCACACGACCTCTACCTCCGGCCAGACCTGGCGGCAGGTGGCGTAGGCCCGGCGTTCCATGAACGGCATGGAGATCAGCATCACGGTTTTCACCTCGACGCCGGCGGTGGCCAGTACCTCCCGGGAGAACTCGATGTTCTGGCCGGTGTTGCGGGCCTTCGGCTCCTGGAGCACTGCCTCACCCGGAACGCCGAGGGCGACGGCGTGCTCGGTGAAGTGCGCTGCTTCTCCGCGCGGGAACCGGTCCGGGTGAGTGGGGTTCGGCCCACCGCTGAAGACGACGGTCGGGAAGAACCCTTCGTGGAAGAGCTGCGCGGCGAAGGCCGGCACGCCGAGGTCGTGGCTGCCCAGGCCGATCGCCGCGTCACACGACCGGAGCTCGTGCTTCATCTGGTGGAACTCCCAGACGGACGTGGCGTCCTGCCACTGGCGGTCGGTGATGGCGGGCTGCTGAACGTCCGTCATGCGTGTCTCCAGGTCATCCGGGCCGGAGGGCCGCCGTCGGCCGCTCGAAACTCCGCCGGATGCCCTCGATGCTGTGCAGCTGATGGCTCATACCGTACTGGGCTGCGAGCTGGGCAGCCTGGCTGAGCACAGTGAGGCCTTCGTCCGCCGTGGCCCGGTCGGACAGCAGG
Coding sequences within:
- a CDS encoding YdcF family protein, coding for MTDVQQPAITDRQWQDATSVWEFHQMKHELRSCDAAIGLGSHDLGVPAFAAQLFHEGFFPTVVFSGGPNPTHPDRFPRGEAAHFTEHAVALGVPGEAVLQEPKARNTGQNIEFSREVLATAGVEVKTVMLISMPFMERRAYATCRQVWPEVEVVCASAPMELDDYVKVIGGDRLVIDHLVGDLQRVIAYPRLGFAIEQEVPEVVHAAYQRLLADGFDSRLLGS